From one Chryseobacterium sp. 3008163 genomic stretch:
- the panC gene encoding pantoate--beta-alanine ligase has product MEVLKNKKTLQDFIERQREMGKKIGFAPTMGALHNGHLSLYEAARAENDLVISSIFVNPTQFNNAEDLKKYPRDTNRDIKILETSGLVDAVYIPEVQDIYPEKAESQHYDFDGLENEMEGKSRPGHFDGVGTVVEELFRQVKPDNAYFGEKDFQQLAIIKKMTEKKQLHINIHGVDIYRAENGLALSSRNQRLTENRREDSKVIYETLVKVNDWFRTVSIPEIKDRVKDIFDDQVGMQMEYFMIADENTLKETDFFYKDKSYRAFIVVMVDGVRLIDNIHLD; this is encoded by the coding sequence ATGGAAGTTCTAAAAAACAAAAAAACACTTCAGGATTTTATTGAAAGACAGAGAGAAATGGGCAAGAAAATAGGTTTCGCTCCCACAATGGGTGCGCTACATAATGGTCACCTCTCTTTATATGAAGCTGCCAGAGCAGAAAATGACTTGGTTATTTCTTCGATATTTGTAAATCCTACACAGTTTAACAATGCTGAAGATTTAAAAAAATATCCTAGAGACACCAACAGAGACATCAAAATCCTTGAAACATCAGGTTTGGTGGACGCTGTGTACATTCCGGAGGTACAAGATATCTATCCTGAAAAAGCAGAAAGCCAGCATTATGATTTTGACGGTTTGGAAAATGAAATGGAAGGAAAATCACGGCCGGGACATTTCGATGGTGTGGGAACCGTGGTTGAAGAACTTTTCAGACAGGTAAAACCAGACAATGCTTATTTCGGTGAAAAAGATTTTCAGCAATTGGCGATTATTAAAAAAATGACCGAAAAGAAACAACTTCACATCAACATTCATGGAGTTGATATTTACAGAGCAGAAAACGGATTAGCATTGAGCTCAAGAAATCAAAGACTCACTGAAAACAGAAGAGAAGATTCTAAAGTGATTTATGAAACGCTTGTAAAAGTGAATGATTGGTTCAGAACGGTGTCGATTCCTGAGATTAAAGATAGAGTTAAAGATATTTTTGACGATCAAGTAGGAATGCAGATGGAATATTTCATGATTGCAGATGAAAACACTCTGAAAGAAACCGATTTTTTTTATAAAGATAAATCTTACAGAGCTTTTATCGTAGTGATGGTAGATGGCGTGAGATTGATTGACAACATACATTTAGATTGA
- a CDS encoding glycogen/starch synthase yields MPNQKILYITTEMYPYQEDTNLGTVVNKMALKMHQEGNDVRVFMPRFGQISERKFQLHEVIRLSGMNIIINDLDQPLIIKVASLPGERLQVYFIDNEEYFKRKQYYFDDEGIGFPDNDERAIFFARGVIETIKKLNWVPDVIHLNGWMASFIPVYLKTFYQSDTYFKDAKIVLSLYNEKDAPLDKSIVEKLQFDNISGLEALNTPSFQSFVIESMKYVDEVVKGDEFLEGDLDKAFNETSTAKSEYLDIDSINKLY; encoded by the coding sequence ATGCCCAATCAGAAAATACTGTACATTACCACAGAGATGTACCCTTATCAGGAAGATACAAACTTAGGAACAGTGGTAAACAAAATGGCACTTAAAATGCACCAAGAAGGCAATGATGTAAGAGTTTTTATGCCACGATTTGGACAAATAAGTGAAAGAAAATTTCAGCTTCATGAGGTAATCCGTCTTTCTGGGATGAATATTATCATCAACGATCTTGATCAGCCTCTTATTATAAAAGTAGCTTCTCTTCCGGGAGAAAGACTTCAGGTTTATTTTATCGATAATGAAGAATACTTCAAAAGAAAACAATATTATTTTGATGACGAGGGCATAGGTTTCCCAGATAATGACGAGCGTGCAATTTTCTTTGCAAGAGGCGTTATCGAAACGATTAAAAAATTAAATTGGGTACCGGATGTTATTCACCTTAATGGTTGGATGGCTTCTTTCATTCCTGTTTATTTAAAAACATTCTATCAGTCTGACACTTATTTCAAAGATGCGAAAATTGTTCTTTCATTATATAATGAAAAGGATGCTCCTTTGGATAAAAGTATCGTGGAAAAATTACAGTTTGATAATATTTCAGGATTAGAAGCGTTAAATACACCAAGCTTTCAAAGTTTTGTGATTGAAAGTATGAAGTATGTAGATGAGGTTGTAAAAGGTGATGAATTCTTAGAAGGAGATTTAGATAAAGCTTTTAACGAAACGTCTACTGCAAAGTCAGAATATTTAGACATAGATTCTATCAATAAACTATATTAA
- a CDS encoding DUF4270 family protein, producing the protein MKKAFTILSMVIFGGMLVYNCEPDPDSLGEQLFLDGAAAGNEVAYDVIAYNINNNDSIRSDAAKLGLATLGAFNEDQFGMQKASYYTQLRLAAYDPDFGTNAVVDSVVLVIKPTYASDSLTTTTDESYVYPDGAIAAKKVVNTYRATKYGRAKANGGNLTVKVQEVTDFLNGYSDIAYSNKDYAVNLNASEQLGSKTFNGSVNSIAITKDSDNSSLFSSEAGFRIPLKPEFFQTKIINKKGQPELKDVASFIRYFRGLKISVEENDGYLVQFSPSSVELIMYYKSDKVENGTTTRPQTKYAFSIGNGNAHIGNYQYNRAGSAAGTALPPNTTTGDAKLFAQGMGGNSIGIKFSPTEIEKLRKLYNDNKAGIVSAKIRMYTDDVAWNNKYKKPTLLTIVQKDKDTDGKETTKFTNDLLLLSATPNFAYMRAYNLDKNPAYYDFTVTQSLKEIVEDVEKKDYSNKYFKIDMGNFLQSSTGNTLAGYQFTSRPFSTDRAVFIGSADPSNTKKIQLRVTYGTK; encoded by the coding sequence ATGAAAAAAGCCTTCACTATACTTTCAATGGTGATTTTTGGAGGGATGTTGGTTTACAATTGCGAACCTGATCCGGATTCTCTAGGTGAACAATTATTTTTAGATGGCGCTGCAGCAGGTAATGAAGTTGCTTATGACGTTATCGCTTATAATATTAATAATAATGACAGTATAAGAAGTGATGCTGCAAAATTGGGGCTTGCTACTTTAGGAGCTTTTAATGAAGATCAGTTTGGGATGCAGAAAGCATCTTATTACACACAGTTGAGATTGGCAGCTTACGATCCTGATTTCGGAACAAATGCAGTGGTAGACTCTGTAGTATTGGTAATAAAACCGACTTATGCATCAGATTCTTTGACGACAACGACTGATGAAAGTTATGTTTATCCTGATGGAGCAATAGCTGCTAAAAAAGTAGTTAACACTTATCGTGCAACCAAATATGGAAGAGCTAAGGCTAATGGTGGAAATCTAACGGTTAAAGTACAAGAGGTTACTGATTTTTTAAATGGCTATAGTGATATTGCCTATTCTAATAAAGATTACGCAGTAAATTTAAATGCAAGTGAGCAATTAGGTTCTAAAACCTTTAATGGTTCTGTAAATTCTATTGCTATAACAAAAGATTCAGATAATAGTTCATTATTTTCTTCAGAAGCTGGTTTTAGAATACCGTTGAAACCAGAGTTCTTTCAAACAAAAATCATTAATAAAAAAGGTCAGCCTGAATTGAAAGATGTAGCAAGTTTCATCAGATATTTCAGAGGTTTGAAAATTTCAGTTGAAGAAAATGACGGATATCTAGTGCAGTTTTCACCTTCATCGGTTGAATTGATTATGTACTACAAATCTGACAAAGTAGAAAATGGTACTACTACAAGACCACAGACAAAATATGCTTTCTCTATAGGAAACGGAAATGCTCATATTGGAAATTATCAGTACAATAGAGCAGGATCTGCAGCAGGAACAGCACTGCCTCCAAATACAACAACAGGTGACGCTAAACTTTTCGCTCAGGGAATGGGAGGTAATTCTATAGGAATTAAATTTTCTCCTACGGAAATAGAAAAGTTGAGAAAACTCTATAATGATAATAAAGCAGGCATCGTCTCTGCAAAGATCAGAATGTACACAGATGATGTTGCTTGGAATAATAAGTATAAGAAACCAACCTTATTGACTATTGTACAGAAAGATAAGGATACTGATGGTAAAGAAACCACAAAATTCACAAATGATCTTCTGTTATTGTCAGCAACACCCAACTTTGCTTACATGAGAGCTTATAATCTGGATAAAAATCCTGCATATTATGATTTTACAGTAACCCAATCCTTGAAAGAAATTGTTGAAGATGTGGAAAAGAAAGATTATAGTAATAAATATTTCAAAATTGATATGGGTAACTTCTTGCAGTCTTCTACAGGAAATACTTTAGCAGGATATCAATTTACATCTCGACCCTTCTCTACAGATAGGGCAGTGTTTATAGGATCTGCTGATCCTTCAAATACTAAAAAGATTCAGTTAAGAGTTACTTACGGTACAAAATAA
- the glmS gene encoding glutamine--fructose-6-phosphate transaminase (isomerizing) — MCGIVGYTGFQDAYEIVINGLRRLEYRGYDSAGIVLEGENNSFNVEKTKGKVDDLVNISGQLKGIAKVGMGHTRWATHGVPSDRNSHPHVSNNGKIAIVHNGIIENYDTIKTMLTDKGYTFKSETDTEVLVNLIQYFTELNTETDFPTAVRYALNEVYGAYAITVMHEDYPGVLVVGRLGSPLAIGIGEQEYFIASDASPFVEFTKEAIYLEEGHMAILSLEKGVDIRTINDNSKIVPEIQELKLNLEQIEKGGYEHFMLKEIFEQPKSIHDTMRGRLLVEEGIIKMAGIWDHLEKFKNANKITIIACGTSWHAGLIGEYLIEEFARIPVEVEYASEFRYRNPIITDKDVVIAISQSGETADTMAALKLAKERGAFIYGICNVVDSSIARITDAGSYTHAGPEIGVASTKAFTAQLTILSLIALKLGKHNGNLGNAEFMSLAAELNAIPKKIEEVLEATHELTQSIAKDFINATNFLYLGRGYNYPAALEGALKLKEISYIHAEGYPAAEMKHGPIALIDENMPIVIIAPKKGHYDKIVSNVQEIKARKGKVIAVVNKGDTQVSAMADYVIEIPETSECFSPIVASVPLQLLAYYIAVYRGANVDQPRNLAKSVTVE, encoded by the coding sequence ATGTGCGGAATAGTTGGTTATACAGGTTTTCAAGATGCCTATGAAATTGTCATTAATGGTCTTAGAAGATTAGAGTATAGAGGATATGACAGTGCCGGAATTGTTTTAGAAGGTGAAAACAATAGTTTTAACGTAGAAAAAACTAAAGGTAAAGTTGATGACCTTGTTAATATCTCTGGTCAATTAAAAGGAATTGCAAAAGTAGGTATGGGTCACACACGTTGGGCAACACATGGTGTTCCTAGCGACAGAAACTCTCATCCTCACGTCTCTAATAACGGAAAAATAGCAATCGTTCACAATGGTATTATAGAAAATTACGATACCATAAAGACAATGCTTACGGATAAAGGATATACTTTCAAATCTGAAACAGATACTGAAGTTTTGGTTAATTTGATTCAGTACTTTACAGAATTAAATACTGAAACAGATTTTCCTACTGCTGTAAGATATGCTTTAAATGAAGTATATGGTGCTTACGCAATTACGGTAATGCACGAAGATTATCCTGGAGTTTTGGTTGTGGGAAGATTAGGTTCTCCGTTAGCAATCGGAATTGGAGAGCAGGAATATTTTATTGCTTCAGATGCTTCTCCTTTCGTAGAGTTTACAAAAGAGGCTATCTATTTAGAAGAAGGTCACATGGCTATTCTTTCTTTAGAAAAGGGTGTAGATATCAGAACAATTAACGATAACTCTAAAATCGTTCCTGAAATTCAGGAGCTTAAATTAAATTTAGAGCAAATCGAAAAAGGTGGATACGAGCATTTTATGCTGAAAGAAATCTTTGAACAGCCAAAATCAATTCACGATACTATGAGAGGAAGACTCCTTGTGGAAGAAGGAATTATCAAAATGGCCGGAATTTGGGATCACCTTGAGAAATTCAAAAATGCGAACAAAATTACCATTATCGCTTGCGGTACATCATGGCACGCAGGTCTTATTGGTGAATATTTAATTGAAGAATTTGCAAGAATTCCTGTTGAAGTTGAATATGCTTCTGAATTCAGATACAGAAACCCAATTATTACGGATAAAGACGTTGTGATTGCTATCTCACAGTCAGGAGAAACTGCAGATACAATGGCAGCATTAAAGTTGGCGAAAGAAAGAGGTGCATTTATATATGGTATTTGTAATGTAGTTGATTCTTCAATTGCAAGAATTACAGATGCAGGGTCTTACACTCATGCAGGTCCTGAGATTGGTGTTGCTTCTACAAAAGCATTTACGGCTCAGCTTACGATTCTCTCGCTTATTGCATTGAAGTTAGGAAAGCATAACGGAAACTTAGGAAATGCGGAATTCATGAGCTTAGCGGCTGAATTGAATGCTATTCCTAAAAAGATTGAGGAAGTTTTAGAAGCTACTCACGAATTAACACAAAGCATTGCTAAAGATTTTATTAATGCAACCAATTTCCTTTATTTAGGAAGAGGTTACAATTATCCTGCAGCATTAGAAGGTGCATTGAAATTGAAAGAAATTTCTTACATCCATGCAGAAGGTTATCCGGCAGCAGAGATGAAGCATGGGCCTATTGCATTGATTGATGAAAATATGCCGATCGTAATCATTGCTCCTAAAAAAGGTCATTATGATAAAATTGTAAGCAATGTACAGGAAATTAAGGCTAGAAAAGGGAAAGTTATTGCAGTTGTCAATAAAGGAGATACTCAGGTAAGTGCTATGGCAGATTACGTTATTGAGATTCCTGAAACTTCTGAGTGTTTTTCACCAATTGTTGCTTCTGTTCCTTTACAGCTACTCGCTTATTACATAGCAGTTTATAGAGGTGCAAACGTTGATCAGCCGAGAAACCTTGCAAAATCTGTAACTGTTGAGTAA